AACATCTCGTCCAAGGACGTCGGTACGCGGCACTACTCGAACACGACGTCAAGAATATCTTCAAACCACAGTGAACCTGAAAATCGACAATATTTTCTATACTAAAGGGAATATGAATAATGCACAATTTTTTAGAAAAGACAGTAATGATTTTGGGTAAAATcatgatttataattgttttatttgtgtCCTCCTATATAATGAAGGTTTGCCACAATCAAGAAGGAGTTGGAGGAATCAATCAGTAAATATGTTTTCGTTAAAGATGAAAGCATAGCTATGCCAACCGATCAAAAACGACAATTCATCCCAAAAGGATACAAACACGCCTTCCTTACCCGGCATCCTCTGCTCGTGTACAAGTCTATGAGAAAGGGGTGGTTCGCACAGCTCCAAAAAGCCGGTGGGCTGAAGTTCAACGAAACGGATGAAAGTTCCTTCGACTTCCGCCTCTATGCCAAGGAGCTGGCGCTCGATGCCGTCTTCCAGCAGCATCACAATCTCTGGACCTACATACGAGATCATGTCAACCCCTCACCCTTGGTCATCGATTCGTCTGCTCTTCTCACCAACCCCGCACCGGTAATTCAAGCGTTCTGTGAAGCCGTGGGTTTCCCCTACTCAGAGTCGCTCCTACAATGGTCCGGGTCGCCTGAGGTAGCCAAGTCATGGAAATGGGCAGGTGATAACATTTATAAGAATGTAGCCTTCTTGGGCGTGTCCATAAACAGCACCCATTTCACTCCACCAGCAGCGGCCCCGCCCTGGGAGGAGGTAACAGACGATGTGCGGGAGCTCGCCAAGAAAGCGATGCCGTACTACGAGGACATGCTTCAGCAACGGCCTATCGAGTAGTCGTAAATTGTATTTACCATGATTCTTCATTAAGCAAACATATCCCTTTGCCATAGCTGGTATTGAAGTAATATCAAATTAATATGGTGAGTGCATCATTTGAGAAAGTAAGAAACAAATGCACTTCTGGTATAGTATTTCAATCGTAGGCCAGAATTTCGTGTACAGTATATAAATCTAACATGATGGAGATTATCAGATGACATGATACTAAAAACATATTACTAATAAATCAAGAACCATATGAGGTGTA
The nucleotide sequence above comes from Diadema setosum chromosome 5, eeDiaSeto1, whole genome shotgun sequence. Encoded proteins:
- the LOC140228344 gene encoding uncharacterized protein; the encoded protein is MSRVLNDNPGGERGGRVILWMIPRSISTAFSKCMSGIPGCEVWMEPFAFCQFALTELEKIGIKDKPMSYAGHEELFKTAAEAMEKYFPQANVFPDRLPFATIKKELEESISKYVFVKDESIAMPTDQKRQFIPKGYKHAFLTRHPLLVYKSMRKGWFAQLQKAGGLKFNETDESSFDFRLYAKELALDAVFQQHHNLWTYIRDHVNPSPLVIDSSALLTNPAPVIQAFCEAVGFPYSESLLQWSGSPEVAKSWKWAGDNIYKNVAFLGVSINSTHFTPPAAAPPWEEVTDDVRELAKKAMPYYEDMLQQRPIE